In a genomic window of Gossypium arboreum isolate Shixiya-1 chromosome 7, ASM2569848v2, whole genome shotgun sequence:
- the LOC108485243 gene encoding gibberellin 20 oxidase 1-like: MVHCLPKVSVIQDKPMLPPTAAVAKNKHRPLAFDASILGSESNIPSQFIWPDDDKPCLDAPELVIPTIDLGAFLLGDSLAVSKAAEAVNEACKKHGFFLVVNHGVDSGLIDKAHQYMDRFFSLQLSEKQKAKRKVGESYGCASSFVGRFSSKLPWKETLSFRYCPHTQNIVQHYMVNWMGEDFRDFGRLYQEYCEDMNKVSQEIMGLLGISLGLDQAYFKDFFDENDSILRLNHYPPCQKPELTLGTGPHTDPTSLTILHQDQVGGLQVFADEKWHSVAPIPGAFVVNIGDTFMALTNGIYKSCLHRAVVNTETVRKSLVFFLCPKLERPVTPAAGLVNAANSRKYPDFTWAALLEFTQNHYRADMKTLVAFSKWVQEQESNNKLIP; this comes from the exons ATGGTACATTGTCTGCCAAAGGTTTCTGTCATTCAAGACAAGCCGATGCTTCCACCAACTGCTGCTGTCGCAAAGAATAAGCATCGCCCTTTAGCTTTCGATGCATCAATCCTTGGATCTGAATCCAATATACCCTCTCAGTTCATATGGCCTGACGACGACAAGCCATGCCTGGATGCCCCGGAACTTGTAATTCCAACCATTGACTTGGGAGCTTTCTTGCTTGGGGACTCTCTTGCTGTATCAAAAGCGGCAGAGGCGGTGAATGAGGCATGCAAGAAGCATGGGTTTTTTCTGGTTGTAAACCATGGGGTGGATTCAGGGCTTATAGACAAAGCTCATCAGTACATGGACCGCTTCTTCAGCCTGCAACTCTCTGAGAAGCAAAAGGCTAAGAGAAAAGTAGGAGAAAGCTATGGGTGTGCAAGCAGTTTCGTTGGGAGGTTTTCCTCCAAGTTGCCATGGAAAGAAACACTGTCTTTTCGGTACTGTCCTCACACTCAAAACATCGTGCAACACTATATGGTGAATTGGATGGGTGAAGATTTTAGAGATTTCGG GAGGCTTTACCAGGAATATTGTGAAGACATGAACAAGGTTTCCCAAGAGATAATGGGGCTCCTAGGGATAAGTCTAGGACTTGACCAAGCCTACTTCAAAGACTTTTTCGACGAAAATGATTCAATCCTGAGACTGAATCACTACCCTCCATGCCAAAAGCCTGAGTTGACTCTGGGGACCGGTCCCCACACCGATCCCACTTCCTTGACAATCCTTCATCAGGATCAAGTTGGAGGCCTTCAAGTGTTTGCAGATGAAAAGTGGCACTCCGTTGCTCCCATCCCAGGAGCTTTCGTTGTCAACATTGGCGACACATTCATG GCTTTGACAAACGGTATTTACAAGAGCTGCTTGCACAGAGCAGTGGTGAATACTGAAACAGTGAGAAAATCACTTGTATTCTTTCTATGTCCCAAGCTGGAGAGACCGGTGACACCAGCAGCTGGCCTAGTTAATGCCGCAAATTCGAGGAAGTACCCAGACTTTACTTGGGCAGCACTGCTTGAATTTACACAGAACCATTACCGTGCTGACATGAAAACCCTTGTTGCATTCTCCAAATGGGTTCAAGAACAAGAATCGAACAACAAATTAATACCTTAG